The Streptomyces avermitilis MA-4680 = NBRC 14893 genome contains a region encoding:
- a CDS encoding MFS transporter — translation MAGLGLIPVILQALFLPRLPVTKAVTLRSLGVLLKSGRARVALVMTLLTITAQFAAYTFVAPFLQQQTGAGPTLISTLLLVFAAAGILGNFAAASALTKALRPTVPAVLALLAVSQLLMPLFGTWTVGAFLVLALWGLAYGAVPVALQTWLFHAGGPAGRGARGGGPRRAGLGAARKAEQGVLVALGALRGGRTPG, via the coding sequence GTGGCCGGGCTCGGCCTGATCCCGGTGATCCTCCAGGCACTCTTCCTGCCCCGCCTCCCGGTCACCAAGGCCGTCACCCTGCGCTCCCTGGGCGTCCTGCTCAAGAGCGGCCGTGCGCGCGTCGCGCTCGTGATGACCTTGCTGACCATCACGGCGCAGTTCGCCGCTTACACCTTCGTGGCGCCCTTCCTGCAGCAGCAGACCGGAGCCGGCCCCACCCTGATCAGCACGCTGCTGCTGGTCTTCGCCGCAGCCGGAATCCTGGGCAATTTCGCCGCCGCGTCGGCGCTCACCAAGGCATTGCGGCCCACGGTGCCGGCCGTGCTGGCGCTCCTCGCCGTGTCGCAACTGCTCATGCCCCTCTTCGGGACGTGGACAGTCGGGGCGTTCCTCGTCCTCGCCCTGTGGGGCCTGGCCTACGGCGCAGTGCCGGTCGCGCTGCAGACCTGGCTCTTCCATGCCGGCGGACCGGCTGGTCGGGGCGCTCGAGGGGGTGGACCTCGACGTGCCGGTCTGGGCGCCGCGCGGAAAGCAGAACAAGGAGTTCTGGTCGCGCTGGGCGCTCTTCGAGGCGGCCGTACACCGGGGTGA
- a CDS encoding polysaccharide lyase family 7 protein: protein MRMRTLLTSLATATAVTGGLALAAPAAPASPVPTAAGVANTPSGQGSTNVVASPMADPSVAPGGNFDLSVWQLQEPVGSPGSPTTIPSSRLQGANGFQDAYFYTDTRDGAMTFWAPEKGVTTPNSNYARSELREMNRNGTAANWSLSGTHQMKATLRVVSVTSNVCVGQIHLGTGGSSTKPLLELYYRSSGDIVLGTENSPSGGQTLHTVGHVSVGKTWNYTIGVSGGHTIDLTVNGSTTHYAIPSSFDAYKQYFKAGSYNQSSSDSTTKGARVAFYGLTVSHS, encoded by the coding sequence ATGCGCATGCGTACGCTGCTCACCTCCCTGGCCACCGCCACCGCCGTCACCGGCGGCCTGGCCCTCGCGGCTCCCGCCGCGCCCGCCAGCCCTGTTCCCACCGCCGCGGGCGTCGCCAACACGCCCAGCGGCCAGGGCAGTACGAACGTCGTCGCCTCCCCCATGGCGGATCCGTCCGTCGCGCCCGGCGGGAATTTCGACCTCTCGGTATGGCAGCTTCAGGAGCCGGTGGGCTCCCCCGGCTCGCCGACGACGATCCCGTCCTCCCGGCTTCAGGGAGCCAACGGGTTCCAGGACGCGTACTTCTACACGGACACCCGTGACGGCGCGATGACCTTCTGGGCACCGGAGAAGGGCGTCACCACACCGAACTCGAACTACGCCCGCTCCGAACTGCGGGAGATGAACCGCAACGGCACCGCCGCCAACTGGTCGCTCAGCGGCACGCATCAGATGAAGGCGACGCTGCGCGTCGTATCGGTCACATCGAACGTCTGCGTCGGTCAGATCCACCTCGGTACGGGAGGCTCGTCCACCAAGCCGCTGCTGGAGCTGTACTACCGGTCGAGCGGTGACATCGTCCTCGGCACGGAGAACTCGCCCTCCGGAGGGCAGACACTGCACACCGTCGGCCATGTATCGGTCGGCAAGACATGGAACTACACGATCGGGGTCTCGGGCGGCCACACCATCGACTTGACGGTCAACGGGAGCACCACGCACTACGCCATCCCGTCGTCGTTCGACGCCTACAAGCAGTACTTCAAGGCCGGCTCGTACAACCAGTCGTCCTCCGACAGCACCACCAAGGGCGCTCGGGTCGCCTTCTACGGCCTCACCGTCTCCCACAGTTGA
- a CDS encoding DoxX family protein, protein MRVTAQRLRATSGPRDTATTPTSFSAADAGILLLRLAVGLLLAGHGAQKLFGIFGGPGLSATGKGFADMGYRPGDFFAGLAGASEFLGGLGLAVGLLTPLAAAAVVGVMINAMATTAPKGLWAEKGGLEYPLCLAVAAIAIAAVGPGLLSLDRPFRWRHGGWGPAAVALFLGGIGAAIVLALKA, encoded by the coding sequence ATGCGAGTGACCGCTCAGCGACTCCGGGCCACTTCCGGTCCACGTGATACGGCTACCACCCCGACATCCTTTTCCGCCGCCGACGCCGGCATCCTTCTGCTCCGACTCGCCGTGGGTCTGCTGCTGGCCGGCCATGGCGCCCAGAAACTCTTCGGAATCTTCGGCGGCCCAGGGCTCAGCGCGACCGGCAAGGGTTTCGCGGACATGGGCTACCGTCCCGGGGACTTCTTCGCCGGCCTCGCCGGCGCTTCGGAGTTCCTCGGCGGCCTCGGTCTGGCCGTCGGCCTGCTCACGCCGCTGGCCGCGGCGGCCGTGGTCGGAGTGATGATCAACGCCATGGCCACGACGGCACCAAAGGGCCTGTGGGCAGAGAAGGGCGGCTTGGAGTATCCGCTGTGCCTGGCGGTGGCCGCCATCGCCATCGCCGCCGTGGGCCCCGGCCTCCTGTCGCTCGACCGCCCGTTCCGCTGGCGCCACGGAGGATGGGGGCCGGCCGCCGTGGCCCTGTTCCTCGGCGGCATAGGCGCCGCCATCGTGCTGGCCTTGAAGGCGTGA
- a CDS encoding amino acid permease, whose translation MHVTGTVPQSAPAPQETVAAPTPAEDSTGATSRHTRRFGLPVATALVMGNIIGGGIFLLPASVAPYGTVSLVAFGVLTVGAIALALVFGRLAERDPRTGGPYVYAREAFGDFAGFLAAWAYWITTWVSNAALAVAAVGYLDVLIPVNDHRWTACLAALTLQWLPALANFAGTRYVGAVQIVSTVLKFVPLLLVAVGGLFFFDPDNLGPFHASGGSVPGAVSACAALLLFSYLGVESAAVSAGEVKNARRNVGRATIIGTTGAALVYLLGTLSVFGTVAHDRLVQSTAPFSDAVNAMFGGTWGGWAVALAALVSMTGCLNGWTLLSAQTPYAAARDGLFPAAFARRRRGVPTVGVGVTVVLASLLTVYNYTSGSAKVFEILVLVTTFTATVPYLLATAAQIFHLLSGRRELVDRTRLVRDAVVTAVAAAFSMWLVAGAGYAAVYQGVLFLFAGVIVYAVLAARRQRAA comes from the coding sequence ATGCACGTCACCGGAACCGTCCCACAGTCGGCTCCGGCCCCCCAGGAGACCGTCGCGGCCCCCACACCGGCCGAAGACTCCACCGGCGCCACTAGCAGGCACACCCGCCGCTTCGGGCTACCCGTCGCCACCGCCCTGGTCATGGGCAACATCATCGGCGGCGGAATCTTCCTGCTCCCGGCCTCCGTCGCACCGTACGGCACGGTCAGCCTGGTCGCCTTCGGCGTCCTGACCGTCGGCGCCATCGCCCTCGCTCTGGTCTTCGGCCGGCTCGCCGAACGTGACCCGCGCACCGGCGGGCCCTACGTCTACGCCCGCGAGGCCTTCGGTGACTTCGCCGGCTTCCTCGCCGCCTGGGCGTACTGGATCACCACCTGGGTGTCGAACGCGGCGCTCGCCGTCGCCGCCGTCGGCTACCTCGACGTGCTGATCCCGGTGAACGACCACCGCTGGACCGCCTGCCTGGCCGCGCTCACCCTGCAGTGGCTGCCCGCGCTCGCCAACTTCGCGGGCACCCGCTACGTGGGCGCCGTCCAGATCGTCTCCACCGTGCTGAAGTTCGTGCCGCTGCTGCTCGTCGCGGTCGGCGGGCTGTTCTTCTTCGACCCGGACAACCTCGGCCCGTTCCACGCGAGCGGCGGCAGCGTGCCCGGCGCGGTGTCCGCCTGTGCCGCGCTCCTGCTCTTCTCCTACCTCGGCGTGGAGTCCGCCGCCGTCAGCGCGGGAGAGGTCAAGAACGCCCGGCGCAATGTGGGACGAGCCACCATCATCGGCACCACGGGCGCGGCGCTCGTCTATCTGCTGGGCACGCTGTCCGTCTTCGGCACGGTCGCGCACGACCGCCTGGTGCAGTCCACCGCGCCCTTCTCGGACGCCGTGAACGCCATGTTCGGCGGCACCTGGGGCGGCTGGGCCGTAGCGCTCGCCGCGCTCGTGTCGATGACCGGCTGCCTCAACGGCTGGACGCTGCTGAGCGCCCAGACCCCGTACGCGGCGGCGCGGGACGGCTTGTTCCCCGCCGCCTTCGCGCGACGGCGGCGGGGCGTACCGACCGTCGGCGTCGGCGTCACCGTCGTCCTCGCCTCGCTGCTCACCGTCTACAACTACACGTCGGGCTCGGCCAAGGTCTTCGAGATCCTGGTCCTCGTCACCACGTTCACCGCGACCGTGCCGTACCTGCTGGCCACCGCCGCGCAGATCTTCCACCTCCTCTCGGGGCGGCGGGAGCTGGTCGACCGGACGCGGCTGGTACGGGACGCCGTGGTCACGGCGGTCGCGGCCGCCTTCTCGATGTGGCTCGTCGCGGGCGCCGGGTACGCGGCGGTGTACCAGGGCGTGCTGTTCCTGTTCGCGGGGGTCATCGTTTACGCGGTACTGGCGGCCCGGCGGCAGAGGGCGGCCTGA
- a CDS encoding VOC family protein, which produces MTSHLHALCFDANDPLRLARFWAGVLGWEMADDSYDGIALLPSDDTGFRIRFLSTREQKTGQNQMHFDLTSTSLDDQQQVVERSLGLGARHIDIGQRPEEGHVVLADPEGNEFCVIEPGNNFLADCGFIGALACDGSQDAGYFWSQALGWPLVWDQDQETAIRSPHGGPKITWGGPPLMPKTGKSRLHFDLAPPVQGDQQAEVDRLVSLGATRIDIGQGEVSWVVMADPDGHEFCVSTPR; this is translated from the coding sequence ATGACTTCCCACCTCCACGCGCTCTGCTTCGATGCGAACGACCCGCTCCGTCTCGCGCGCTTCTGGGCGGGCGTCCTGGGCTGGGAGATGGCCGACGACTCCTACGACGGCATCGCGCTCCTGCCGAGCGACGACACTGGGTTCCGGATCCGGTTTCTTTCGACCCGGGAGCAGAAGACAGGCCAGAACCAGATGCACTTCGATCTGACGAGCACGTCCCTTGATGACCAGCAGCAGGTTGTGGAGAGGTCGCTCGGACTCGGCGCCCGGCACATCGACATCGGCCAACGCCCGGAGGAGGGTCATGTGGTGCTCGCCGACCCCGAAGGCAATGAGTTCTGCGTCATCGAGCCGGGCAACAACTTCCTTGCTGACTGCGGATTCATCGGAGCGCTTGCGTGCGACGGTTCGCAGGACGCCGGGTACTTCTGGAGCCAAGCGCTGGGCTGGCCGCTGGTCTGGGACCAGGACCAGGAGACCGCGATCCGCTCGCCGCACGGCGGTCCGAAGATCACGTGGGGCGGCCCGCCACTGATGCCGAAGACCGGGAAGAGCCGGCTGCATTTCGACCTCGCTCCACCTGTCCAGGGTGATCAGCAAGCGGAGGTCGACCGTCTCGTCTCCCTCGGGGCGACTCGAATCGACATCGGTCAGGGCGAGGTCAGCTGGGTGGTGATGGCCGATCCCGACGGCCATGAGTTCTGTGTGTCGACGCCCCGATAA
- the argG gene encoding argininosuccinate synthase, with the protein MSKVLTSLPAGERVGIAFSGGLDTSVAVAWMRDKGAVPCTYTADIGQYDEPDIASVPGRAKTYGAEIARLVDCRAALVEEGLAALTCGAFHIRSGGRAYFNTTPLGRAVTGTLLVRAMLEDDVQIWGDGSTFKGNDIERFYRYGLLANPHLRIYKPWLDADFVTELGGRKEMSEWLLAHDLPYRDSTEKAYSTDANIWGATHEAKTLEHLDTGVETVEPIMGVRFWDPAVEIATEDVTIGFDQGRPVTINGKELASPVDLVMEANAIGGRHGMGMSDQIENRIIEAKSRGIYEAPGMALLHAAYERLVNAIHNEDTLAQYHNEGRRLGRLMYEGRWLDPQALMVRESLQRWVGAAVTGEVTLRLRRGEDYSILDTTGPAFSYHPDKLSMERTEDSAFGPVDRIGQLTMRNLDIADSRVKLEQYAGLGLIGTGSPAIGAAQAAATGLIGTMPQMPEGSAEAIASRGEVSGDDEMLDRAAMEFGTD; encoded by the coding sequence ATGTCTAAGGTCCTCACCTCCCTTCCCGCCGGCGAGCGCGTCGGTATCGCCTTCTCGGGCGGCCTCGACACCTCGGTCGCGGTCGCGTGGATGCGCGACAAGGGCGCCGTCCCGTGCACCTACACCGCCGACATCGGCCAGTACGACGAGCCCGACATCGCCTCGGTGCCGGGCCGCGCGAAGACCTACGGTGCCGAGATCGCGCGGCTGGTCGACTGCCGCGCGGCGCTGGTCGAGGAGGGCCTGGCCGCGCTCACCTGCGGGGCGTTCCACATCCGTTCGGGCGGGCGTGCCTACTTCAACACCACGCCGCTCGGTCGCGCCGTCACGGGCACCCTCTTGGTCCGGGCGATGCTCGAGGACGACGTACAGATCTGGGGCGACGGCTCGACCTTCAAGGGCAATGACATCGAGCGGTTCTACCGGTACGGCCTGCTCGCCAACCCGCACCTGCGGATCTACAAGCCGTGGCTGGACGCGGACTTCGTGACCGAGCTCGGCGGCCGCAAGGAAATGTCGGAGTGGCTTCTCGCCCACGACCTGCCCTACCGCGACAGCACGGAGAAGGCGTACTCCACCGACGCCAACATCTGGGGCGCCACCCACGAGGCCAAGACCCTGGAGCACCTGGACACCGGCGTGGAGACCGTGGAGCCGATCATGGGCGTGCGGTTCTGGGACCCCGCGGTCGAGATCGCCACCGAGGACGTGACGATCGGCTTCGACCAGGGCCGCCCGGTGACGATCAACGGCAAGGAGCTCGCCTCCCCTGTCGACCTGGTCATGGAGGCGAACGCGATCGGCGGTCGGCACGGCATGGGCATGTCGGACCAGATCGAGAACCGGATCATCGAGGCCAAGAGCCGCGGCATCTACGAGGCGCCCGGCATGGCCCTGCTGCACGCGGCGTACGAGCGCCTGGTCAACGCGATCCACAACGAGGACACGCTCGCCCAGTACCACAACGAGGGACGGCGCCTCGGCCGGCTGATGTACGAGGGCCGCTGGCTGGACCCGCAGGCGCTGATGGTGCGCGAGTCGCTGCAGCGCTGGGTCGGCGCGGCCGTCACCGGCGAGGTGACGCTGCGACTGCGGCGCGGTGAGGACTACTCGATCCTCGACACCACGGGCCCGGCGTTCAGCTACCACCCGGACAAGCTGTCCATGGAGCGCACCGAGGACTCGGCGTTCGGCCCGGTCGACCGGATCGGCCAGCTCACCATGCGCAACCTGGACATCGCGGATTCACGCGTCAAGCTGGAGCAGTACGCCGGCCTCGGCCTGATCGGCACCGGCAGTCCCGCCATCGGTGCCGCCCAGGCGGCCGCGACCGGCCTGATCGGCACCATGCCGCAGATGCCGGAGGGCAGCGCCGAGGCCATCGCCTCCCGCGGCGAGGTCTCCGGTGACGACGAGATGCTGGACCGCGCCGCGATGGAGTTCGGCACGGACTGA
- the pgm gene encoding phosphoglucomutase (alpha-D-glucose-1,6-bisphosphate-dependent), giving the protein MQHERAGTSAGPEDLIDVAKLVTAYYALHPDPAEPGQRVAFGTSGHRGSSLATAFNEDHIAATSQAICEYRDSQGTNGPLFLGADTHALSEPARVTALEVFAANGVTVLIDSDDGYTPTPAVSHAILTYNRGRASGLADGVVVTPSHNPPADGGFKYNPPSGGPAGSEATSWIQDRANEIITGGLKDVRRVPYTQALAAPGTGRYDFLGTYVADLPSVLDLDAIRAAGVRIGADPLGGASVAYWGRIAEQHGLDLTVVNPLTDPTWRFMTLDWDGKIRMDCSSPYAMASLIEQRDRYRIATGNDADADRHGIVTPDAGLMNPNHYLATAISYLYSHRERWPAGAGVGKTLVSSGMIDRVAADLGRRLVEVPVGFKWFVDGLADGSLGFGGEESAGASFLRRDGSVWTTDKDGILLALLASEITAVTDKTPSEHYAALTARFGEPAYARIDAPASREEKALLAKLSPAQVGADTLAGEPVTAVLTRAPGNDAPIGGIKVTTDNAWFAARPSGTEDVYKIYAESFLGPDHLSQVQQEAKLVVDAALGADAPGAGSDMA; this is encoded by the coding sequence ATGCAGCATGAGCGAGCGGGCACGTCGGCGGGACCCGAGGACCTCATCGACGTTGCCAAGCTGGTCACGGCGTACTACGCGCTGCATCCCGACCCGGCCGAACCGGGGCAGCGCGTTGCGTTCGGCACCTCGGGACACCGCGGATCGTCGCTGGCGACGGCGTTCAACGAGGACCACATCGCCGCGACCAGCCAGGCCATCTGCGAGTACCGCGACAGCCAGGGCACCAACGGCCCCCTCTTTCTGGGCGCCGACACCCATGCTTTGTCCGAGCCGGCCAGAGTCACCGCGCTTGAGGTGTTCGCGGCCAACGGCGTGACCGTGCTCATCGACAGCGATGACGGCTACACGCCCACTCCGGCGGTCTCGCACGCCATCCTCACCTACAACCGGGGCCGTGCCTCGGGCCTCGCTGACGGTGTGGTGGTCACCCCCTCGCACAATCCGCCCGCCGACGGAGGCTTCAAGTACAACCCGCCGAGCGGTGGCCCGGCAGGTTCCGAGGCGACCTCCTGGATCCAGGACCGGGCCAACGAGATCATCACGGGCGGCCTCAAAGACGTACGGCGCGTTCCCTACACCCAGGCGCTCGCCGCACCCGGCACCGGCCGGTACGACTTCCTGGGCACCTACGTCGCCGATCTGCCGAGTGTGCTGGACCTGGACGCGATCCGCGCGGCGGGCGTACGTATCGGTGCCGATCCGCTGGGCGGGGCTTCAGTCGCCTACTGGGGCCGCATCGCCGAACAGCACGGGCTCGACCTGACGGTCGTCAATCCACTCACGGACCCCACCTGGCGGTTCATGACGCTGGACTGGGACGGCAAGATCCGCATGGACTGCTCGTCGCCGTACGCCATGGCCTCACTCATCGAGCAGCGCGACCGCTACCGGATCGCCACGGGCAACGACGCCGACGCCGACCGGCACGGCATCGTCACGCCGGACGCCGGGCTGATGAATCCCAACCACTACCTCGCCACCGCCATCTCCTACCTGTACTCCCACCGGGAGCGGTGGCCCGCGGGCGCCGGGGTCGGCAAGACATTGGTGTCGTCCGGGATGATCGACCGCGTCGCCGCGGACCTCGGCCGCCGACTGGTCGAAGTTCCCGTGGGGTTCAAGTGGTTCGTGGACGGGCTGGCCGACGGGTCGCTCGGCTTCGGGGGCGAGGAGTCGGCCGGTGCGTCCTTCCTGCGCCGGGACGGCTCGGTGTGGACCACCGACAAGGACGGCATCCTCCTGGCCCTGCTCGCCTCCGAGATCACGGCGGTCACCGACAAGACGCCGTCGGAGCACTACGCCGCGCTGACCGCCCGCTTCGGTGAGCCCGCGTACGCGCGCATCGACGCCCCCGCGTCCCGTGAGGAGAAGGCCCTGCTCGCCAAGCTGTCCCCGGCCCAGGTCGGCGCGGACACCCTGGCCGGGGAGCCGGTCACCGCGGTCCTCACCCGGGCGCCGGGCAACGACGCGCCAATCGGCGGCATCAAGGTGACCACCGACAACGCCTGGTTCGCGGCCCGCCCTTCGGGCACCGAGGACGTCTACAAGATCTACGCCGAGTCGTTCCTCGGTCCCGACCACCTCAGCCAGGTGCAGCAGGAGGCCAAACTCGTGGTCGACGCGGCGCTGGGGGCTGACGCGCCGGGTGCGGGCAGCGACATGGCGTAG
- a CDS encoding TOPRIM nucleotidyl transferase/hydrolase domain-containing protein, with translation MAEMRAFRDAVSGWATGGPEGPASDLAVRLGVRTAVLLEGLSDLAAVEALAARRGRDLAAEGVCVVPMGGAMSVGRYAGLLGPPGLGLRLTGLCDEGEQRFYDRGLKRARAPRRGFFVCVTDLEDELIRALGTARVEEILRAEGDFRSWQTFMRQPAHHGRPRQQQLRRFLGTKRGRKIRYGRLLVEALDPEQVPAPLDDLLASL, from the coding sequence ATGGCGGAGATGCGGGCGTTCCGGGACGCGGTCAGTGGCTGGGCGACCGGCGGTCCCGAGGGGCCGGCGAGTGATCTGGCTGTGCGGCTGGGCGTGCGGACGGCGGTGCTGCTGGAAGGACTGAGTGACCTCGCGGCCGTTGAGGCGCTGGCCGCCCGGCGTGGCCGGGACCTGGCCGCCGAAGGGGTGTGCGTCGTGCCGATGGGCGGGGCGATGAGCGTCGGCCGCTACGCCGGCCTCCTCGGTCCGCCCGGCCTCGGCCTGCGCCTGACAGGACTGTGCGACGAGGGCGAACAGCGCTTCTACGACCGGGGCCTGAAGCGGGCACGGGCGCCGCGCCGGGGCTTCTTCGTGTGCGTGACGGACCTGGAGGACGAGCTCATCCGCGCGCTGGGCACGGCAAGGGTCGAGGAGATCCTCCGGGCCGAGGGCGACTTTCGTTCCTGGCAGACCTTCATGCGCCAGCCCGCACACCACGGTCGGCCCCGGCAGCAGCAGTTGCGGCGCTTCCTCGGCACGAAGAGAGGCCGCAAGATCCGCTACGGCCGCCTCCTCGTCGAGGCCCTCGACCCCGAACAGGTACCGGCCCCGCTCGACGATCTCCTCGCGAGCCTGTGA
- a CDS encoding tetratricopeptide repeat protein, whose translation MDYYDLGTHSRSVTTSSPEAQLWFDRGLVWSYAFHHEEAVACFEAAATADPGCAMAYWGIAYALGPNYNKPWEFFDEQDLVRTVERTHAAVELAHAKAAGATPAERALIGALRARYPQAEAVEDCSVWNGPYADSMRTVHELAPDDLDVTTLYADALMNLTPWQLWDLPTGEPAEGARTVEARAVLERALATDAGRRHPGILHMYIHLMEMSPAPEAALPAADRLRDLVPDAGHLQHMPSHLEVLCGDYRGVVADNSRAIAADEKVLARSGAMNFYTLYRSHNYHFKIYGAMFLGRSQVALETAARLESSISEELLRVESPPMADWLEAFLAMRVHVLIRFGRWADILRLPMPADPQLYSMTTAMLRYARGVALSATGRVAEAEAERTLFHAAVARVPETRMLFNNTCADILAIASAMLDGELEYRRGNFDAAFAALLRSIELDDNLPYDEPWGWMQPTRHAYGALLLERGRVAEAEAVYRADLGLDDTLPRASQHPGNVWALHGFHECLVRLGKTGEAQIVAQQLRIAAAQADVPIEASCFCRLEAVSGSGEADGCCATEAGRGQ comes from the coding sequence ATGGACTACTACGATCTCGGCACCCACAGCCGCTCCGTGACCACCTCGTCCCCCGAGGCCCAGCTGTGGTTCGACCGAGGGCTGGTCTGGTCGTACGCCTTCCATCATGAGGAAGCCGTCGCCTGCTTCGAAGCCGCGGCCACGGCGGATCCGGGCTGCGCCATGGCCTACTGGGGCATCGCCTACGCACTCGGCCCCAACTACAACAAACCCTGGGAGTTCTTCGACGAGCAGGACCTCGTACGGACCGTCGAGCGCACCCATGCCGCCGTGGAGCTCGCACACGCGAAGGCGGCCGGTGCCACCCCGGCCGAACGGGCGCTGATCGGCGCGCTGCGCGCCCGCTACCCGCAGGCGGAGGCCGTCGAGGACTGCTCGGTGTGGAACGGTCCCTACGCCGACAGCATGCGTACCGTGCACGAACTCGCGCCCGACGACCTCGACGTCACCACCTTGTACGCCGACGCACTGATGAACCTCACGCCCTGGCAGCTGTGGGACCTGCCCACGGGCGAGCCCGCCGAAGGCGCCCGTACAGTCGAGGCCAGGGCCGTCCTGGAGCGTGCCCTCGCCACGGACGCGGGCAGGCGGCACCCGGGAATCCTGCACATGTACATCCATCTGATGGAGATGTCCCCCGCCCCGGAGGCGGCGCTGCCTGCCGCCGACCGGCTGCGCGACCTGGTGCCCGACGCCGGCCACCTCCAGCACATGCCCTCGCACCTGGAGGTGCTGTGCGGCGACTACCGCGGCGTGGTGGCGGACAACAGCAGGGCGATCGCCGCCGACGAGAAGGTCCTCGCCCGGTCCGGGGCGATGAACTTCTACACCCTCTACCGCTCGCACAACTACCACTTCAAGATCTACGGCGCGATGTTCCTCGGCCGTTCCCAGGTCGCCCTGGAGACCGCCGCCCGGCTGGAGTCGTCCATCTCGGAGGAGCTGCTGCGGGTGGAGAGCCCGCCCATGGCCGACTGGCTGGAGGCCTTTCTCGCCATGCGGGTCCATGTACTGATCCGCTTCGGCCGCTGGGCCGACATCCTGCGCCTGCCGATGCCCGCGGACCCGCAGCTCTACAGCATGACCACCGCCATGCTGCGCTACGCCCGCGGCGTCGCCCTCTCGGCGACCGGCCGGGTCGCGGAGGCCGAGGCCGAGCGCACCCTGTTCCACGCGGCGGTCGCCCGGGTCCCCGAGACGCGCATGCTGTTCAACAACACCTGCGCCGACATTCTCGCGATCGCGTCGGCGATGCTCGACGGTGAACTGGAGTACCGCAGGGGCAACTTCGACGCCGCTTTCGCGGCACTCCTGCGGTCGATCGAACTGGACGACAACCTCCCCTACGACGAGCCGTGGGGGTGGATGCAGCCCACCCGGCACGCGTACGGAGCCCTGCTCCTGGAACGGGGGCGCGTGGCGGAGGCCGAGGCCGTCTACCGGGCCGACCTCGGCCTCGACGACACCTTGCCCCGCGCCTCCCAGCACCCCGGCAACGTCTGGGCCCTGCACGGGTTCCACGAGTGCCTCGTCCGCCTCGGCAAGACGGGCGAGGCGCAGATCGTGGCCCAGCAGCTCAGGATCGCCGCGGCGCAGGCGGACGTACCGATCGAGGCGTCCTGCTTCTGCCGCCTCGAAGCCGTCTCGGGCAGCGGGGAGGCGGACGGCTGCTGTGCGACGGAAGCCGGTCGGGGTCAGTGA